TGGTAATTAGGTTAGGACCTGTCCATGACAGTAGCCCATTGTTGTACTTTCTTAGCCACATCATGCAGTTGCATCTTCTGGTCTGAAGATTGGACAGGTAAGTAACATTGGATTGCCACTTAAAGTCACCCAAAAATGGTGTTCACGGTCAGTCAAACTCACCAGGATCTGCCTTTGTGGAAAAGCATAATACTGAAATTGGTGGGAGAAGTGCTAGACATCTGCCAGTTATACAATCTATGTGTACCTCTCACACTACCACTTAGCCAACAGTTTGACTCCATGTGATGCTATTACCTGCCATTGACCATTTGCTTCTAAACAGGTAAAACTTACTGGAAAGCTTTTCAAGGGTGTGTTAGCGCTTGAACTGGCGGGTGTTGTTGGTGCGTATCTGCTGTACTTCAGAATGGACTCAAGCCAAGGTAAGCTTCCTTCTACCTTTGCTAATTTTACCAATGAACCTCATAGACAGCGGTAAATCTTCCCACGCATGTCATGTTTGAAGGGTAGTTTTCATTATATAacaaaatgtaatgtaatgcagctTTCTTATATATTACACTTGTTACTTCTTCAGTATTTTCAAGATTCTGCTTTTAATAGATaaaaaaattctgcttggaaactAGTGGCTGAAATTCACCTTGTACCTGTCCACCTGACACAGATGTTAAGCAGAGTATCTCAGGACTCTTTCCTGTGATGACCCAGAGTTGTCACTTTAATGTTATTGATGGAAGCACTGGTCATTGGGCACTGCCACCATTCATTGGGGTAATCTGGCTGTCACCATTTCAGGCACTATGGATATAATTGTGGTCAGTATTTAGGTTTGGGGCATCTTCATTCTCCCTAGGAAAGCTTTCTGTTCGACCTGATCACTTATGTAGGTGTGCAAACAATCTGGCATAGTGCAGAATTCATGATTCCTTCACCACCATTTTGACTGTTTAGGCATTGATTTTACTTCTATATACCACTTTGTAGCTGCACCCTTGGAGTAATCTTGGTACGCCACCAACTACTACTAGGTAGATTCACCTCTAACTTAAGACTTCCCCATAGAGAAATTGCCTCTCAGTGTGGTCCCCTGGCATCCCTAAGCCTTAGACCTCACCCAcacgttaaagtgaatgtaccatcaggcctgggctgaagcactggaggcaggccgacccacccccagtgggaggaacccccagcccctctatgatgcggctccattagaatgaatggagccgcatcatagaaggGCGGggctttcctcccactgggggtgggtcggcctgcctccagtacttcagcccaggcctgatggtacattcactttaagtcatttttcaggaccatatattaTGTCGGAAAGTGggatcacactgtgtttttgttcAGTGTGTAAGTCTTACTGTATACACTTAAAAAAATGAGAACCAAtgcaatatatataatttttaaatgaGAGTTTTAAGGCATCACATACATAGGCAAATAACTTGCAATAGCTCAAAATAAACTTGAATTTGGCTAAAGTTCAGTTGTTGTGCCAGTCTTACACATAGCAGAGCATACTATTACAATGCctgattaataaaaataaatatattgctACTATGTCAAATAATTAGGGAAAAAAGGTGATAGGGAAACAGTAAGAGGAAAATCTCAGGGTAGAAAAACATACCCTCTTCAACATACAcactaagggcccttgcacactaagcaataggcgaggaattgaagaggaatccgctcttaatttctgcttgaaattcctcccgtcaaatatgaacagagcaatgtcctattgtgtttaatgggattcccgctctgttgttcacactgcagaattttacgcagtgtcatgtcacttttttgggtaggttcacactacggaatccatgcAGAGAAGTTCTCGTACCCATTCACGGAGGCGCACatatccgccggctccatagacaccattctatggccggaccaattctgctgtccgccaaaagaactgacatgtctattctttcggcggaaagcggaatcggcccagccatagaatggtgtctatggcacgggtggatatGCTCGTTGCCGTGAACAGGTACGAGCCacagaatccgccggaacttattcACGGgcattctgtagtctgaacctaccctttgggtggattccactagaggaatcctatagaagtcaatgggtcttaaattctgcttgaaattctgcttgcattctgcttgaattccgctcaaattcagctcctgttctgccagagcagaaaagAAGAGgaattttcaagcagaaatctttcctcttcaattccttgtctattcctcagtgtgcatgagcccttagaAAAGAAGAGCAGTAAAAGTCCACATACATGCACTTGGAGCCAACCCACTATCAACTTCCTCTAGATCAACTCAGTGGGGTTTCTGTAGATTGGACTGGATAGATCAGTCTTTTTTGAACATTTTTCATGGAACATGCCAGCCTCACAATTATTTATTACAATGTGCAAGGCCAGGAGAAGGGCAGCAACTAGTCttctgggcagggagccgcccgtGACTAGTcattgctctctgcctgtcagcacacagtgctgggatgattgacaggcagagagacctatTAGAAGAGCAATGAAAAAGAGCGTATCTTGGCACTACTGCAGGGGAACTGGACTTTCTGAACACTGCCCGAAAGACCTTGGTGACAACTGGTGGTGCTCGACCCttgctttgtttgttttttttactctgttATTTTCTGCCaggcattgttatgggggctttaTTTTAATTCCCTCCTTAAAACTTTCAGGATATCCTAGATTATGGCTTATGTATATAGTAAACAGATGCAAATTATCATACGTTTTGAAGGGAGATCTTTATATTCCATGGATCTTGTGTATTTTGTATTCAGACTGTTGTCCCTGCTGCGACAAGAGAAAGTGATTTTTACTTCTATTATTCAttcctatttttttattttcttgtgtttgcTCTGTATACAGGAAATCTCCTGGCATTTTAGGTATACCAATGCCTTCCCCTTGGTCCCTCTTTCCCTCTGTCCTTCCCTCAGTTTctgttttactttattttgtaaaATGTTTTACTGTGTTCGAAATCAAAACTTTctttgaaaattaataaaaagagaagaaggggggagaggcgcttcctagtgcaatattgtAGTGAATAATTAAACGAACGTGCAGAGATGCTCTCTCAATGCACTCGCCTTATTGTGTTGTGCGaattataggcacaacactatctcAAGCATAAGTCCAATACCGCAGCTAAAGGTTAGGCTTTAGAAAGGCACTGATGGATTCTAGTGCCGAAACGTGTTGCTGCTATTAATAAATTACCTGTTCCTTTTTACTACTCGTCTCATTGGGAGTTATATATTTGGTAACTGTGGCTACGGTATTATACCACTAACTACCCTATCCTAGTTTGTATACCTGCGCTTCGCACTTTAGAAGATCGCTGTTGGATCCTAAAGTCCTTTAAGGATCCGGTTTGTCttttgaaaattaataaaaattaaatgtgttaaaaaattCTCTATAAAATCACAAAATAACAGTGAAAATATACAGTTCTATACACTATTCTATGTTGGAAGTCTTGTGGTAAGAATAAGTTGTAGATTTGAACATTGTATAATACATATCTTGTTCTTGCCTTTCATTAGATTTCCGTCATACAATGAATAGAAGGTTGCCCTCAATTTTAGAAGGTGAGAGTGAATTATTATGTATGTTCTAGTATCCAGTAATATAATAATATCAGATAACCAGATAGATTTATTTCTACCAGCTTTAGTCGGTGTACTTGCTCATGAGCATAAATAACATATGTTCTTATGTATGTGTTAACCTACTAACAGTGCTGGTCTAGGACTAAAAGCAGCCCTGACAAACAAGCCCCACTAGCCCACAAACAAATTCTGCAAATTCTGGTTTACTTGGTCTCTTTCCTTACCACTTCCTTAAAGCATAACTATAGTCTTTCCTAAATACATAGtccacagggccggattaaagggagggcaccaggggcacgtgccctggggcctccaccactgacagttttcaacactgaatttgaaaaaaattaacatCTACAAACATTTTCACTACAATTCATGAAGAGCTCGGTGTCACAGCCGTGTATAATGGTGATAAACATCATAAATCCCCTACAGTAAGGCAGCCATTTGTATGGATGGCtgtatagttgtttttttttggaatggggggggggggctggggggtaatgagaggccccaaacaaaattgtcgcccggggcctccaccagccttaatccggccctgatagTCCATATGCATTAGAGCTGTGGACGGATTCTGCCTAGCTGCCTGTGCTCTGCCTCCCTGCTCTTTTATGCTTTTAACTAGCTTTCCTAGATACCCGAGCTGTTTCTGGCCACAGGTATGGCATCCAAAAAAGGTATATGTAAACTCATGTACACTGTTCTCTGCTCCTGCTTATATTGCTGAGTACAGGCGGCTCCTGCACTGTTCACCCAGCCGTTCCCTATGTTATTCAGCAGTACAGGCAGGGCCGGctacaggtttttgtgggcccttggtcaaGAGAGCCTCAACGGGCCCCTTCAaatagcaaattatatggcatccttgttagagggtctctagctctCGATTCTGTGTAGTGGATCAGCCGTGTTATATAcgtattatcccccctcctgtatgagtgtgtatatatctatctctcgggcacatatatacacacactcatacaggaggataataagtatataatacactgctgatcgcCTTTTTCACCTctgggcacacctaccaaataaacaggtgacgtcttctttgatctgaggcgatcgctctcatttcttctccatcttgcccagacctccatgaggATTTCTTCAagttacaattcatctcttcagaacctgccagacaaacatcttagactccgcacatttccagcaacttccttccctttccccacccataggctcccatacagtagtcattctgctgcttggtgtcatgtgcagtaaagtaaggaggtttgtgggtcccgtatgtaggatcctgtgctgtgcccccatatagtaaaaatgccctctgcccccatagtaatgccccctgccctgactgtccccatagtaatgcctcctgccctgactgtccccatagtaatgccccctgctctgacccATAGTAGATGCTTCCTCCtctggccccatagtagatgccccctcctctggccccatagtagatgccccctcctctgcctcaacacaaagcaaaacaaagaaatcatactcacctaatcaagGGGaatgggtcctcttctccctggcttctcccttctgtAGGCCGCAGGGACGGATCCTCTAGCAGGCGCGATTAcgtcatcgctctgtgcctgctgtgtagATCACGTCCATGCAGCGCTGCGGAGGAAGGCCCAGCCCTGGACGTCATGGAGAGGGAGAGTGGTGTCCCGTCGCATTCGCCCAGCACTCGCGCCAGCAGCGCGCACCCCCCGCCCTCCCGGATGTCAGCGGTGCCAACAGTGAGTCCGGGCGATGCGGTGAGTGGCTCattgctcgggcaagtgccggggggccccttgagcggctgtgggccccggcacttgcccgagtaagccgtgtgctgacgccggccctgagtacagggaGCAGAGAATGGCAAAATCGATGACTGTACTCTGTAAAAGGCTTCTTCTACTCGTGTACTGCTCCTCTAAAACTGTAAATATGTTTCCTGGATGCTATACCTGATGCTCTATTTCTGGCATTGGAAAAGCTATTTACAGCTATATGAGAACTAGTGCGTATAGATTCTGCACTAAGAAACACCTAGTCATACAGCCAGGGCAAGGGTACGTCTACCACTATAGAGGCATCAGTATAGGCCTTGACACTGCTATGCACTGACCGCATAGTCATAGTAGATATCAGATGTACACAGGTGCTCTGCAGAGTATATGGCGGTGATCAGAGAGAGGATCTGTCTGCTCTCCTGTCATGTCTGATTTAGTAAATCAGTCTAACCTTTATTATATAGTAAAGATGGAAGCATTTTACTCTCCAAACTGTGttgctaaaggggtattcccatctccgcATATCTTTTTTGTACACAAATAATAGTCATATGCTAGTGTTAAACAAAATTGCCAAGCTGTTTGgattcagcaacattctccaaacctgaatgttcggcatttgactctcagCGGCTAAAGAGGTTGGCTGCCAcactagagagtcctggaaaacatggatagagccgtAGGCcataccgccgtagcagccatagccgccgctatggggcccgctgcatcggggggcccgggggagccAGGCCCCCTGAGATCTCATCATTTGTAGCATCCGGCGGCCTCCCGAGCctgccgggtgctgcaaatggtgTCCCGGACCTGTCACTTTAACTGCGTTCACTCCAGGTGAACGCTCGCAGTTAAATGCCGGCCCGTGATTGACAaggtcaggagccattggctcccgaccctgccaatcactcttgtgtccagaggcagcattctgcctccggtcacaagaggcctctcTTCCTCCCCAGCGCTCCGGagcctgagtgatgtcactcatactCTGAGAGCAGGACGAAggagacgctgctgctgctgcagttaggtgagtaaactttttttttttttttcaaacatgagGATGCtgacatggggaaggggaggaggagcaggaggatagcttcattgggagggggttaattacATCGGATTGTCTGCATGGGGGGCAGGGGTGAAATTTAAATGGGATTGCTTAGATAGGAAGGggggatttacatgggattgcctacataggaagggggggatttacatgggattgcctacaaaGGAAGGGGGGACTTACATaggattgcctacatgggagaGCAGAGgttaatttacatgggattgcctacattggaagggggggggggaattagcaTGCATGGGTTTGcccacatggggggaggggggttacttacATGAAATTgcccacatggggggggggtaacttgcAGGTGGAAGCCTGTATGAGGGAACGGGTCAACCAAGTGAGATGACTACATGGGAAGGATGGAGcataactaccaggggagatgcctacagcAGGGGGCTAACTATCCAAGATCTAAGGAAattactacatagggggagattaacTTCCAGGGGGGTAaattacagggggatgcctacctacCAGGGGCACTAACTGTGGGAGAAATAGCTacatggggatactacctactaagGGGGCTACCTGCAccaggaggcctaactactatacagatgcacagcggggtatgactactatataggggcacagacgggcctaactactatgtgggggggggtagagaagggtctaactacttaatgagggacacagtGGTCTGACTACTATGTGGATACAGAGGGGACTACTATATGAaggaacagatggagcaaatagatgtgtaggatgatggggcatgagtgaggaacctaaactgtttgtctggcagatcctaaagagagaagtcctcatggtggcccaggctggatggagaagaagggaaaaagtgagcaactccaatTGGAGAAGACGACTCCTGTGAGTTATTGGctttaactgcactgtaatcacttatggtgtgtagagcctgtgtggaactaatacatgccactatatggccactggtgatattggactgtggattttattccatagcagtggtagcattattcagtatgtagTGATACTAGTGAGAGGTTataatatttgtcccatgtaaactggtactgtttgtattattcatcttaaagtgactgtaccaccaggctcaggctgaagcactggaggcggccgacccacccttagtgggaagataccccagcccctccatgatagggttccattgattctaatggagtcacgtcatggaggggctggggtttcttctccactaagggtgggtcggccgcctccagtgcttcagcctgagcctggtggtacagtcactttaacatactggatttggttggtaacagtatagtggtaatggcagtggtcatggtgctataatgcttttcctaatactataaatacatattgctctctcttcacggcttagtggtcagttgttggggggggggggcccaatcaaaagtttgctatggggcccagccagttctagttacgcccctggctgcaGATGTTCTACACGAAGGTCTGGAGACtcctgacaggctgacacagtgaGGGGTGCTGTGTGAGTCTGTACTGGGGCAGCTGCAGGGACGGGCAGCCTGCTGCTGTATAATCATATAGAATCAGCGGCCTAATGAGGGAAGGTACTGATCATCCCACCGGGAATCTGCCTGGCCAGGCACGTTGGTCTCAGCCTTTCTAAGAGTTAAGACAGAAATAGGTTTCTCAAGGTGATTACACATTTCAAGTTTTCCTTTGCAATCCATTCTCGGCTTTGACTCAAAAAATGTCTTCAAAATCCATAAAGGTGTTTTTTCCCAAAACACTGTGTGTAAAAACCAGCCTTGCAATGACACTATAACTATGCAGGTGTTACCATGGACATAGCTGTAGAAGAGGCTTTGTGGAGTTATCTCATATTTCATGGTGTCACCTAATATACCACTAGACATAATAATTATGTAAAATGTTGAACAGCTTAGCCCAAAACACTAGcctgctatatacactgtgcacatTGATGCCGTTCTGTCATCTTACAGTATAATAGATGTTACACTTCATGTTCATATTTCTAATGTTGTCTGTGAACAGTTTACTATAAATCCAATGAATGGGCTGGCGTACACGGAATCCGGGAGCGAGATGCTCAAGCATGGGAAGCAAGGAAGAACTGGTAAGTTCTATATGATCAATACTTTTATAGGGAACACAGATTTCAGTAGATACACTATTTATTTACTATAGAAAGCCAGGTAACATACAGCAGTAGTACCTAAAGGAAAGCCATGAAAACACAGGGTGAACATACACACCTACCAACGTATtccactttacaattctgggggtacatatagACAAAATCAGATGTTACACAGATAATTATGTAACCGGCAAGATAAACGTGTGAAGTGAGGGCCCTGCTTATTGGAGAAAATTGTACAAATGGAAGGCGACTGTAGTTGAGCTTGATACGAGATGAGATACATTGGACGTGGAGGATACAAGATTCATATGGCACATTTGCCTGCAGAACCTGCCCACACATAGATTGCTGAGGCTGCCTCAACATAAGTGCTTGAGTAACTAGTGCTCTAGTAACTGGGCATGCCAAGGAAGTGTAACCATGTAGCAAGAAAAACTGAGAAACCCTTGATTCGTGTGGGTGGGCATTATCCAGCTGAAAAATTTGGAACCCCTGGGAGGCAACACATATGGCCCCTGGATGCCCTTCACATAACACTGAGCTGTTAGTCATACGAGGGACACTGACTGTGGTATGGAATGGCTCCCCAGCTCATCACACCAGTGGGGCAGTGTGTTGCCCCACAGCAAAGGCAAGATTGAAGAGCTCATCACAAGGCCTCCATACTTAAACCTGACCATTGGTGGATTCCAAACAGAACCTGGGATCATCACTAAAGATAAGGCTACAATCTGTAGCAGTCCAGGTTTCCTTTAACACCACCAATGCAAATGAAAGCAACAGTGGTTGGCTGTCAATGGTAGGACATGTAATGGGCACCATGACAGCACGTATCCTTCTATTAAACACCTAAAAATAGtctgggcagagacaggagggtgTAATGAAGGTGCCTCCTGTGTCTGGATGGTGAACAAAGTAACTGTGAGAGCTGCTTGTGCTTATTGGTGATCCAAACAATGCTCTCTACTGGTGGTCTGTTTGGAGCCTTGTTGCTTTGTATATGTGCCTTCACATACCAAGCTGTTAGGATCAGTGGTTCAGAATGGTCTAGATGGAGGTCACATCCTGGAAATTACTGTCCTTCTCTTAATCCAGTGATAGGCCCGCTTTCAATGTCAGCTGGACAAAATGTTGAGTACACTGCCCAAAAGTAGCCTCCAAGGTTCTTTTTATCGGGCAGTGGGGGAAACACTTTTACACCATCTTACAACAGGTGTGCTGGCACTACTAATGACACTGCACCCCAAGGTTGTATTTCCATAGGTCAACATTGCACATTGGATCGAGAAAATAACCACTGGCTCAACAACAGTAGGTAAGAAACCCTCCATAGCACTTACCATATGGGATATTTATAAGCAGGTTAGGGAATACAGGTGGTTGATCCgcccagtgtgcacatacccttacagtaagTGCTGTGGTGTGTTTCTTACCTACAGTCCTGGGTCTTTAGTAAAGAGCCACCCCATttatggttacctggccttgttttttcccttgacttatagggccacttaatatggtggttttggtggtttccttacaggagccacccctcggctgggtccttcccggagggatatcgggctagtcctgtgtttagagactctttgatgaggctccacaggctcttcttttgcatattcatgtttcccagggggcaatgcacctaggacttcactgcattgagcgctttcactagcagcggcagtgttgtcgtttggctggtctccctgagattagcgatttgtttctcttatggctctactaggcattgctcccacctagccagaatcctgctccacactgatgaggagcaacaccccgaaacagctgtatgtggatggttacctggccttggtttttcccttgtcattacattgacatagggccacttaatatggtggtttccttacagtagccacccctcggctgggtccttaccggaggaatatctggctagtcctgtgtttcgagactctttgatgaggctccacccCATTTACCAACGCCTTATTTATCGAGAGGTGCATGCCTCCCCCAAAAAATCCAATGGTTTCAGTGGCTGCCAGTACAGCAGCCTccaaaatctacaccagctctgagacGTAACTGTATGCTGAGTTTTGTAGTAATCCAACATTtctaatttttttcttgtttccccTCCTCCAGATGTTCATGCACAGGCTTCAAACTACGCATCATGCAGAAATTTATTGTGGATGGGGTTTCTCCATGTGGACACTTTCATGGACCTTAATGTGTTGGTAATGTGTATATATTAAAGAGATTCTGAATTGTCACCATTATCTTTTACACCAAGAACTGAAAAATACTTATTGTATCAGTGGTGTTTTATTAAATTACATTATTTTTTATACACACTTCtatgtattctttttttatttgtctAAATTTCCTGAAGCAAACATGAGCATGTTCTTCTACCTCTGTACATATTGGTAGGAAGGTAGAAATGCAGGTGGTCGAAGGTATTGTCACaagcatatccacaggatatctTTCATAGCAAATAGACACTTCTAAagccctgcactgtatatgcaatttagcatcatttactgaTTGATTCATTGATTTAAAGTAAATTTAAAAGGTGAGATGTCATTGATAGATTCAAGTTTAAAAGCAGCTTCTTTCAATCGGGAACAATAGAAGTTGCATGCAAAGCCTGTGTAGATAAGGTGGGCCATTCTGTTTGTTACACTCAGTCCCAGCAGCAGGACTCTTTCCTTTATGCTTTATGATATCTCCCATTGACATGCCATATAAACTTTTTCATAGGCAAATCACTAagaattaggctgtgttcacacatcatttttaAAATATATCTTCGGTTGGCTCCTATAGCTTGCTTCTTTGCCGGGGTGCTGACATGTGCAGCTCTCTGCTCCACACAGGGAAATGGGAAGATCTAGACcaaaggtgtcaaac
This sequence is a window from Dendropsophus ebraccatus isolate aDenEbr1 chromosome 15, aDenEbr1.pat, whole genome shotgun sequence. Protein-coding genes within it:
- the CEBPZOS gene encoding protein CEBPZOS; translated protein: MVKLTGKLFKGVLALELAGVVGAYLLYFRMDSSQDFRHTMNRRLPSILEVYYKSNEWAGVHGIRERDAQAWEARKN